In Acipenser ruthenus chromosome 15, fAciRut3.2 maternal haplotype, whole genome shotgun sequence, a genomic segment contains:
- the LOC117421952 gene encoding trans-L-3-hydroxyproline dehydratase-like: protein MESLKLPPHDGSVISVVDMHTGGEPLRIVVSGFPDIIGGSVLAKRRYVREKLDHLRQLLMFEPRGHYDMYGALVVKSELNEAHLGVLFMHNEGYSTMCGHAVIALGRFAVDYGLVTAPQSPETQVNIHCPCGLVKAFVEYSNQNTGKVRFHSVPAFSFATDITVDVPGHGEVIVDISYGGAFYAFVSAEKFGLDISHSRTRDLVDAATAVTNAVKRKVKLHHPSSPDLAFLYGTILTDGKDAFSDEPTANVCVFADAQVDRSPTGSGVTARIALQYHKGLIQLNQTRTFQSGATGSLFTGKAVQETKCGDFKAVTVEVAGHAHYTGTASFVLENDDDLKNGFLLK, encoded by the exons ATGGAATCACTAAAACTGCCCCCTCACGATGGGTCGGTCATTTCAGTAGTTGACATGCATACTGGTGGCGAGCCATTACGGATAGTGGTGAGTGGCTTCCCCGACATTATAGGAGGGAGCGTCCTGGCAAAGAGACGCTATGTACGTGAAAAACTTGACCATTTAAGGCAACTATTAATGTTTGAGCCCCGGGGACATTATGACATGTATGGTGCTCTTGTGGTAAAAAGTGAACTGAATGAAGCTCACTTGGGTGTACTCTTTATGCACAATGAAGGGTACAGCACGATGTGTGGTCATGCCGTTATTGCCCTGGGCAGGTTTGCTGTGGACTACGGTCTGGTCACAGCGCCTCAGTCGCCGGAAACTCAGGTGAACATTCATTGCCCATGTGGCCTGGTGAAGGCATTTGTCGAATACTCCAATCAGAACACTGGGAAGGTGAGGTTCCATAGCGTCCCAGCGTTTTCATTTGCTACAG ATATTACAGTTGATGTACCTGGTCATGGGGAGGTCATTGTGGATATCAGTTACGGTGGTGCGTTTTATGCATTTGTCAGTGCAGAGAAGTTTGGTTTGGACATCAGTCATTCCAGAACCAGGGACCTTGTGGATGCAGCAACTGCAGTAACTAATGCTGTCAAAAGAAAG GTTAAACTTCACCATCCTAGCAGTCCAGATCTAGCTTTCCTCTATGGAACCATCCTCACAGATGGTAAAGATGCTTTTTCTGATGAACCTACTGccaatgtttgtgtttttgcagATGCTCAG GTTGATAGAAGTCCTACTGGTTCAGGGGTGACTGCTCGAATTGCCCTCCAATATCATAAGGGTCTTATTCAACTGAACCAGACCAGGACATTCCAAAGTGGGGCCACGGGTTCCCTGTTTACTGGAAAAGCAGTGCAG GAAACCAAATGCGGAGACTTCAAGGCAGTTACTGTAGAGGTTGCAGGACATGCACATTATACTGGAACAGCAAGTTTTGTACTGGAAAATGATGATGACCTAAAAAATGGGTTTCTTTTGAAATAA
- the ccdc175 gene encoding coiled-coil domain-containing protein 175 yields the protein MLSVETLKERPYGTCVCLKNEHFSFVPYKVEISKMSSCLVPECPAVLVALEHLHEIEKQLKNEGLGFSEEACQHLCEIAGAITELEQSRREVHEQLEVESIETSKLRYKVLRFPDEIEKEIADAVTGARDSNVIQLKQLQADMRKVMEDMEFMEKKQQLLEKTNLLLFPERERIRAEHEDAIDTLNNKLSEKATKQIILNETYNKMQDLKEQLVNVNNAFEDLEQDMTRERKDFAESKKKLESNVAETEGQIQNQKAENAKKIKELRFAGAELFDKEEVISEKQKCIQRLQKSIDQLKATSVQRRSQLAQEQKMGEQQTNQNENLDEELIALTEGFKIESQALCDKIVQVDEEMRQVEEINLVHRQMILSQTENFQAVRAREDVVLAFHMDDTKLLEASEHALEEKLENVAKLKMEIKEIDEEKKRLEESNEINMEMHRRKLDELKEQLVKEQKKRLLFEVKQEELSNELERWKHAHTEYIEEINTNIELNKNKCAELIDEHTSLQLDNIKMNEETENLQKAIHKTEKRYTIMEESLTADISNIVSEVKLIKENLLQKEKQLVISHKVLQQVEAENEAERCNYEEIKKQTTELKSRKNNLELSIDQIKAETKCILKAKEALKAELNAMNAKHFQQLKNQAAAINKTEECIYKSGSMLEQINMENSRLHLCNAKMKEDIYTMNKEAEKHMKETEQLQEDKHELLNFLLRQWAAHNSVEAEYLERDQCVLDDLQELLMKIEQREQKVKEIHDKLQDEENGMASLLGKISTSPKKISNNE from the exons ATGTTATCTGTTGAAACATTGAAAGAAAGACCGTATGGtacatgtgtttgtttaaaaaacgaGCATTTTTCGTTTGTGCCATATAAAGTTGAAATCTCTAAAATGAGTTCTTGTTTGGTACCAGAGTGCCCAGCCGTTTTGGTTGCTTTGGAACACTTGCACGAAATTG AGAAACAACTTAAAAATGAAGGGCTTGGTTTCAGCGAGGAGGCGTGCCAGCACCTTTGTGAAATTGCAGGCGCCATCACCGAACTG GAGCAGTCCAGGAGAGAAGTGCATGAACAACTAGAAGTAGAAAGTATTGAAACAAGTAAACTAAGATACAAAGTGCTGCGCTTTCCTGATGAGATTGAGAAAGAAATTGcag ATGCAGTGACTGGTGCACGGGATTCAAATGTTATACAGTTAAAACAGTTACAGGCTGACATGAGGAAGGTCATGGAGGACATGGAATTCATGGAAAAGAAGCAACAACTTCTTGAAAAAACAAATCTCCTGCTTTT tcCAGAGAGAGAGCGTATAAGAGCTGAACACGAAGATGCTATTGACACCCTGAACAACAAACTGTCAGAGAAAGCAACAAAACAGATCATCCTCAATGAAACCTATAACAAAATGCAAGACTTGAAGGAACAGCTAGTAAATGTGAACAATGCCTTTGAAGACTTGGAGCAAGACATGACACGAGAAAGAAAGGACTTTGCAGAAAGCAAGAAAAAACTAGAAAGCAAT GTGGCTGAAACAGAAGGTCAAATACAAAATCAGAAAGCAGAGAATGCAAAAAAGATAAAAGAGCTTCGTTTTGCGGGAGCAGAGTTATTTGATAAAGAGGAAGTAATTTCCGAAAAGCAGAAG TGTATTCAACGATTACAAAAAAGCATTGACCAACTAAAAGCAACAAGTGTGCAGAGAAGAAGTCAGCTTGCTCAGGAACAGAAGATGGGTGAACAGCAAACCAATCAGAA TGAAAATCTTGATGAAGAATTAATTGCATTGACTGAAGGATTTAAGATAGAATCTCAAGCTCTCTGTGATAAAATCGTACAg GTTGACGAGGAAATGAGACAAGTTGAGGAGATTAATCTTGTACACCGGCAGATGATCTTGAGTCAGACTGAGAACTTTCAGGCAGTGAGAGCAAGAGAAGATGTTGTGCTGGCATTCCATATGGATGATACAAAACT gcTAGAAGCATCAGAACATGCTCTTGAAGaaaaacttgaaaatgttgccAAGCTCAAAATGGAAATCAAAGAAATCGACGAGGAAAAAAAGAGACTAGAAGAAAGCAACGA AATTAACATGGAGATGCATAGAAGAAAATTGGATGAACTCAAAGAACAGCTGgtgaaagaacaaaaaaagag GTTACTGTTTGAGGTTAAACAGGAGGAACTGAGCAATGAGCTTGAAAGATGGAAGCATGCACATACAGAGTATATTGAAGAAATTAACACAAATATCGAGTTGAACAAGAATAAATGTGCTGAACTGATTGATGAG CATACAAGTCTTCAGCTAGATAATATAAAGATGAATGAAGAAACAGAAAACTTACAAAAGGCAatacacaaaacagaaaagagGTATACAATTATGGAAGAGTCCTTAACTGCAGACATCTCAAATATAGTG AGTGAAGTGAAATTAATAAAGGAAAACCTACTCCAAAAGGAAAAACAACTTGTGATAAGCCACAAAGTCCTACAGCAGGTTGAGGCAGAGAATGAAGCAGAACGGTGTAACTATGAGGAAATCAAGAAACAAACcacag AGTTAAAAAGTAGGAAGAATAATTTAGAATTATCCATTGATCAGATAAAGGcagaaacaaaatgcattttgaaggcaaag GAAGCACTTAAAGCTGAACTTAATGCAATGAATGCAAAGCACTTTCAACAGCTGAAAAATCAGGCAGCAGCCATAAACAAAACTGAGGAATGTATTTACAAGTCAGGTTCAATGCTTGAACAGATCAACATGGAAAACAGCAGGTTACACCTG TGTAATGCAAAAATGAAAGAGGACATCTATACTATGAACAAAGAGGCAGAAAAACATATGAAGGAAACAGAACAGTTGCAAGAGGATAAACATGAGTTGTTAA ATTTCCTCCTACGTCAGTGGGCTGCACACAACTCTGTGGAGGCG GAGTATTTAGAGCGTGACCAATGTGTTCTTGATGACCTTCAGGAGCTCCTGATGAAAATTGAGCAAAGAGAACAGAAAGTTAAAGAAATTCATGATAAACTACAGGATGAGGAGAATGGAATGGCTTCCCTTTTAGGGAAAATCTCCACTTCCCCAAAAAAaatttcaaataatgaataa
- the LOC117422601 gene encoding JNK1/MAPK8-associated membrane protein, with translation MQKMFSNMSVKLCPGLYCGRPRLNLTEGECGVCPRGERTDGQKICRMCVESPELYDWLYLGFMALLPLVLHWFFIEWYSGKKSSSALFQHITALFECSAAAIVTLLVNDPVGMLSIRSCKVQMLSDWYTMLYNPSPDYVTTLHCTQEAVYPLYTIVFIYYAFCLVFMMMLRPLLVKKIACGLGKSDRFKSIYAALYFFPILTVLQAVGGGLLYYAFPYIILVLSLVTLAVYMSASEIQSFRNLVAKKKRLVVLFSHWLLHAYGIISISRLDKLEQDLPLLALVPTPALFYLLTAKFTEPNRILSEGGNGH, from the exons atgcagaaaatgttCTCAAACATGT CTGTGAAGCTATGCCCAGGATTATACTGTGGAAGACCCAGGTTAAACCTCACCGAGGGAGAATGTGGG GTTTGTCCAAGAGGAGAAAGAACTGATGGTCAGAAGATTTGTCGTATGTGTGTGGAGTCTCCAGAGCTGTATGACTGGCTTTACCTAGGCTTTATGGCCCTGTTACCATTGGTTCTTCACTGGTTTTTCATTGAATGGTACTCGGGCAAAAAAAG ctCCAGTGCTCTTTTTCAACACATAACTGCACTGTTTGAGTGCAGTGCAGCAGCTATTGTCACACTCCTGGTAAATGATCCAGTTGGCATGCTGTCTATCCGATCCTGCAAAGTACAGATGCTGTCAGACTGGTACACAATGCTCTACAACCCCAGTCCTGATTATGTCACCACACTGCACTGTACCCAGGAAGCTGTATATCCTCT GTATACAATTGTGTTTATATACTATGCCTTCTGCCTAGTATTTATGATGATGCTTCGTCCATTACTGGTAAAGAAGATTGCTTGTGGTTTGGGAAAATCAGACCGATTTAAAAGCATATATGCTGCCCTGTACTTCTTCCCAATTCTGACTGTACTACAGGCAGTTGGAGGTGGCCTGCTTT ACTATGCGTTTCCATACATTATCCTGGTGTTGTCATTGGTTACCTTGGCTGTCTACATGTCAGCTTCAGAAATACAG TCTTTTAGGAACCTTGTTGCCAAGAAGAAAAGATTGGTTGTCCTCTTCAGTCACTGGCTGCTACATGCTTATGGAATCATCTCTATCTCCAGACTTGATAAACTAGAGCAAGACCTCCCCCTTCTAGCTTTGGTTCCAACACCTGCTCTTTTTTACCTGTTAACTGCCAAGTTTACTGAGCCTAACCGGATACTCTCAGAAGGGGGGAATGGGCATTAA
- the LOC117421951 gene encoding G-protein coupled receptor 135-like, translated as MDSSVNIALLSNSSEADSSGRDFMLDIFTQTPVFNTITHLISDNQTAGGDQNQEQHDGKVAPTSFLLHGIALASQTLIFLLIFLLCSFGNLAVIVIIIKHRQLRTVTNAFIMSLSLSDFLTAILCLPFSFIMLFSKDGLWMFGDGFCVANGFFNSCFGIISTLTMTLVSFDRYYAIVKQPQKKIGKKQAAQLLVAVWLTAVFFSFPWYLMAKTTDKLVIHKNGFYHCMYVFHSGSSRMGTAYSITLIVICYLLPFALMCFCHYNICKTVRLSEIRVRPVTTYAHLLRFYSEMRTATTVLIMIVFIIFCWGPYCLMGIITAAADYRFNPVMDTVAVLMAWSNGAINPLIYVIRNPNISMLLGRNREEGYRTRNIAAYLSTQNQSREARSRADRIRDRYANRHGAGSRMSSSSPANGGDVTMWACKNPALMFCRDGQPDTVSEPAIAKSETADTSL; from the coding sequence ATGGATTCCTCTGTGAACATTGCTCTGCTCAGCAACAGCTCAGAAGCTGACAGCTCAGGGAGAGACTTTATGCTGGACATCTTTACCCAGACCCCCGTCTTCAACACAATAACGCACCTCATATCAGACAACCAGACTGCAGGAGGTGACCAAAACCAAGAGCAACACGATGGGAAAGTCGCCCCGACGAGTTTCCTTCTCCATGGCATCGCTTTGGCATCTCAAACGTTGATCTTTCTGCTCATCTTTCTGCTCTGCAGCTTTGGAAATTTGGCAGTTATTGTTATCATCATCAAGCACAGGCAGTTGAGGACGGTGACGAATGCCTTTATTATGTCCCTTTCTCTGTCAGATTTTTTGACGGCCATACTTtgtttacctttttcttttatcATGCTGTTCAGCAAGGATGGACTGTGGATGTTTGGAGATGGCTTCTGCGTAGCCAATGGATTCTTTAACTCTTGCTTTGGCATCATCTCCACCCTGACGATGACTCTGGTATCTTTCGACCGCTATTATGCCATAGTGAAACAGCCGCAAAAAAAAATTGGGAAGAAACAGGCCGCCCAGTTGTTGGTGGCCGTGTGGTTGACAGCGGTATTTTTTTCGTTCCCATGGTACTTGATGGCAAAGACCACAGATAAGCTGGTAATTCACAAAAATGGCTTTTATCACTGCATGTATGTCTTTCATTCGGGCAGCTCTAGGATGGGCACTGCATACAGCATAACTTTAATTGTGATCTGTTACCTTCTGCCTTTTGCCCTCATGTGCTTTTGCCACTATAACATCTGCAAAACTGTGAGGCTGTCAGAGATCAGGGTGCGACCGGTGACCACTTATGCCCACCTTCTCCGGTTTTATAGCGAGATGAGAACGGCCACAACTGTGCTTATCATGATTGTGTTTATTATCTTCTGTTGGGGGCCTTACTGCTTGATGGGTATCATCACGGCTGCCGCTGATTATCGTTTTAACCCCGTTATGGACACTGTGGCTGTATTAATGGCGTGGTCAAACGGGGCAATCAATCCTCTTATATACGTTATAAGGAACCCCAATATCTCAATGCTTTTGGGGCGCAACCGAGAAGAAGGATATAGGACTCGTAACATTGCGGCTTACCTTTCCACACAAAACCAGAGCAGGGAAGCCAGGAGCCGCGCTGATAGGATTAGAGACCGGTATGCTAACCGACACGGAGCAGGTAGCAGAATGTCCTCCTCTAGCCCTGCGAACGGAGGGGACGTTACCATGTGGGCTTGCAAAAACCCTGCGCTGATGTTCTGTAGGGACGGGCAGCCAGACACCGTGTCCGAACCAGCGATAGCCAAATCTGAGACCGCGGATACTAGCCTATAA